One stretch of Armigeres subalbatus isolate Guangzhou_Male chromosome 2, GZ_Asu_2, whole genome shotgun sequence DNA includes these proteins:
- the LOC134214244 gene encoding uncharacterized protein LOC134214244, translated as MKLFLALVAAVCLTAYVQATSLSTTVANAISTSNFNLATAIQQVNSSINTADQTALTSWNQLGQSLSNLYTSYNQRFVNYTTIDLSVFTTAINNIQNTISSAPTTIQGDSISNLFSAVQSSADQVAEILTDAAANISSVCASSCTTKATTCTTKFGAKLAVSPITVDRVTDCISAEQTRYTSIGSNVASQYNNILTNAVNYLAVVNVCDTPSADVLNNKTASYTPTTNCLSDYLNSVTNFQLYTSYVDNIRSVQTDLVAFRVQRCASLVALDVQDRVTTVLNNFYNCVG; from the exons ATGAAGCTATTCCTTGCCCTCGTAGCTGCCGTGTGCCTGACCGCATACGTTCAGGCCACATCTCTTAGTACCACCGTAGCAAACGCTATCAGCACCTCGAACTTCAACCTTGCCACAGCAATCCAGCAGGTCAACAGCTCGATCAATACCGCAGATCAGACCGCCCTGACCTCGTGGAACCAACTTGGGCAATCTTTGTCAAACCTATACACTTCGTATAACCAACGCTTCGTGAATTACACCACCATCGATTTGAGTGTTTTCACTACCGCCATCAACAATATCCAAAACACGATCAGCAGCGCTCCCACGACCATCCAGGGTGACTCCATCAGTAATCTGTTCTCCGCCGTTCAATCGAGTGCTGATCAAGTCGCAGAAATTCTTACTGATGCTGCGGCCAACATTTCCAGTGTCTGTGCCAGCAGTTGTACCACGAAGGCAACCACCTGCACAACCAAGTTTGGTGCTAAGTTGGCCGTCAGTCCGATTACTGTCGACCGCGTAACCGATTGTATTAGTGCCGAACAAACCCGATATACCAGCATTGGTTCCAACGTCGCTTCGCAATACAACAATATCCTTACCAATGCCGTAAACTACCTTGCAGTTGTCAACGTTTGCGACACTCCGTCAGCGGATGTCCTGAACAACAAAACGGCGAGTTACACTCCTACTACGAATTGCCTATCGGAT TACCTAAACAGCGTTACCAACTTCCAACTGTACACATCATATGTTGACAACATTCGATCAGTCCAGACGGATTTGGTGGCCTTCCGGGTGCAGCGTTGTGCGTCCCTGGTTGCATTGGACGTGCAGGATCGCGTCACTACGGTGCTGAACAACTTCTACAACTGCGTGGGATAA